From Staphylococcus delphini, one genomic window encodes:
- a CDS encoding glycoside hydrolase family 2 TIM barrel-domain containing protein gives MDLHFHTDVDIQHVNMLPRTAYKRPYTSIEEYQAYPERHHMQRVTSLNGEWDFQYFTSLEQFHQRSDYAQKDAINVPSVWQLKGYDQLQYCNVQFPIPYDLPHVPETSSCGYYEKTFTIKKYQESLDYHLAFEGISGAHYIWVNGAFVGYAQISHALSQFDVTEWVTEGDNHIAVLVLKYSDATYFEDQDMFRHSGIYRDVYIVGRQRERLNDYQIHTTIGEGVGYIDVTVQDVADGVTLHYQLLNPDQRRITEGTLNETTTRISVPEPRLWSAEHPDLYTLIIEANGEYFVQRVGIREVKIAQQQLWINGQSVKLRGVNYHDSHPQTGYTVSEAQLIEDLTLMKKANFNAIRTAHYPKSPRFYELTDQYGFYVMSEADLETHGVVLLYGDENLDDFNLIMDDPRYEQAVVDRIDASIVPFKNFSSIISWSMGNESGYGCNMERGLAHAKALDASRPLHYEGAHYAAPHHDRSNLDMISRMYPSPEEIEARYLTKPNLDKPFVLCEYAHAMGNSPGGLKAYHELMERYDSFIGGFVWEWCDHAVQVGMKDGRPMYRYGGDFGEKVHDGHFCVDGIVSPHRTPHAGYYEFQQVHRPLVCVAHEGTRLTFKNKLDFTNIHDYVVLQITVTTKTGETATLTVDAPHIEPHEQGEIDITPYLHHDMNDLSTCTIQYILKADHPLLTPGEVLGHDQIMFQRLASTHFVPETNIDALDVKETGKTVQVARGSWCYIFDKRSGGLQQVSHQQTTLLSEGSQLNIWRAPTDNDIQMQQGWRTAKYDTAYPKVYQTNVQREANHVMITFDMSMVEASRPRLVEGTVTWTVYEDGTIHVAHQLKKDVRMPSLPRLGVTFSLPDRFQALTYYGQGPFESYQDKQEASYLAAFHTTVRDQYEHPVFPQEVGAHIDTTYIGLRDANYTCAVWSETPLSVNAKPYADAMLTEANHDDELEETGVSYLHIDAAQSGIGTNSCGPELPEQYGLLQEHYHFDFKLKFYEQTSITE, from the coding sequence ATGGACTTACATTTTCATACAGATGTCGACATACAGCACGTGAACATGTTACCGCGAACAGCATACAAACGCCCTTACACAAGTATAGAGGAATATCAAGCATATCCCGAGCGTCATCACATGCAGCGTGTGACGTCATTGAATGGGGAATGGGATTTTCAATATTTTACGTCACTCGAGCAGTTTCATCAACGTTCAGATTATGCGCAAAAAGACGCAATCAATGTACCAAGTGTGTGGCAATTAAAAGGTTATGATCAACTGCAGTATTGCAATGTCCAATTTCCGATACCTTATGATTTGCCACATGTGCCAGAGACGTCTTCATGCGGTTACTACGAAAAGACTTTTACGATTAAAAAGTACCAAGAGTCGCTCGATTATCATTTGGCGTTTGAAGGGATTAGCGGGGCGCATTACATTTGGGTCAATGGCGCATTCGTTGGTTACGCACAGATTTCGCACGCACTTTCTCAATTTGATGTGACTGAATGGGTGACGGAAGGTGACAACCATATTGCAGTACTCGTATTGAAATATTCTGATGCGACCTATTTTGAAGACCAAGATATGTTCAGGCATTCGGGTATTTATCGTGATGTGTACATTGTTGGACGTCAGCGTGAACGTTTGAATGATTACCAAATTCATACGACGATCGGTGAGGGTGTCGGTTATATCGATGTCACTGTACAAGATGTGGCAGATGGTGTGACGCTCCATTATCAATTACTAAATCCGGACCAACGTCGCATAACGGAAGGGACATTAAATGAGACAACGACGCGTATTTCTGTGCCGGAACCGCGACTATGGAGTGCTGAACATCCTGATTTATATACGTTGATTATTGAAGCGAATGGCGAATATTTCGTTCAGCGTGTCGGTATTCGAGAAGTGAAGATTGCGCAACAACAACTTTGGATCAATGGGCAATCTGTCAAACTGCGTGGCGTCAACTATCATGACAGTCATCCACAAACGGGTTATACGGTATCAGAAGCGCAATTGATTGAAGATTTAACGTTAATGAAAAAGGCAAATTTCAATGCGATTCGTACGGCACATTATCCGAAAAGTCCGCGCTTTTATGAATTAACCGATCAATATGGCTTTTATGTGATGAGCGAAGCGGATTTAGAAACACATGGCGTGGTTTTGTTATACGGCGATGAAAACTTAGATGACTTCAATTTGATTATGGACGATCCCCGTTATGAACAAGCCGTTGTTGATCGTATTGATGCATCGATTGTGCCGTTTAAAAATTTCAGTTCGATTATTTCGTGGTCAATGGGCAATGAATCTGGTTATGGTTGTAATATGGAACGAGGTCTCGCACATGCGAAGGCGTTGGATGCATCACGTCCACTCCATTATGAAGGGGCCCATTATGCCGCACCACATCATGATCGCTCAAATTTAGATATGATTTCACGCATGTATCCGTCACCTGAAGAAATTGAAGCGCGTTATTTAACGAAACCGAACTTGGATAAGCCTTTCGTTTTATGTGAATATGCCCATGCGATGGGGAATTCGCCAGGTGGGTTAAAGGCGTATCATGAGTTGATGGAACGTTATGACAGTTTTATCGGCGGTTTTGTATGGGAATGGTGCGACCATGCAGTACAAGTAGGAATGAAAGACGGACGTCCAATGTATCGTTACGGCGGCGATTTTGGTGAAAAGGTGCATGACGGTCATTTTTGTGTGGATGGTATCGTGAGTCCACATCGTACGCCACATGCAGGTTATTACGAATTTCAACAAGTGCATCGTCCACTCGTTTGTGTAGCACATGAAGGCACGCGTTTAACGTTTAAAAACAAATTGGACTTTACGAATATTCATGACTATGTGGTGCTTCAAATAACGGTGACAACGAAAACAGGTGAGACAGCCACATTGACAGTGGATGCGCCTCATATTGAACCACATGAGCAAGGTGAGATAGATATTACGCCATATCTTCATCATGATATGAACGACTTGAGCACATGCACGATTCAATATATTTTAAAAGCAGACCATCCTTTATTGACGCCAGGTGAAGTGTTAGGTCATGACCAAATCATGTTTCAACGTCTCGCGAGTACGCATTTTGTACCGGAAACCAATATCGATGCTTTAGATGTAAAAGAGACAGGAAAGACGGTTCAAGTGGCGCGTGGATCTTGGTGCTATATATTTGATAAACGGTCAGGTGGCTTGCAACAAGTGTCTCATCAACAGACAACGTTACTGTCAGAAGGGAGCCAGTTGAACATTTGGCGTGCGCCGACGGACAATGATATTCAAATGCAACAAGGTTGGCGTACAGCGAAATATGATACAGCTTATCCGAAAGTGTATCAAACGAATGTGCAAAGAGAAGCAAACCATGTGATGATCACATTTGATATGAGTATGGTGGAAGCCTCACGTCCGCGTTTAGTTGAAGGGACAGTCACATGGACGGTATACGAAGACGGCACGATTCATGTGGCACATCAATTAAAGAAAGACGTGCGCATGCCGAGCTTACCAAGGTTAGGTGTAACGTTCAGCTTGCCGGACCGCTTCCAAGCATTGACGTATTACGGACAAGGCCCATTTGAAAGCTATCAAGATAAGCAAGAAGCGAGTTATTTAGCTGCTTTTCATACGACAGTGCGTGATCAATATGAACATCCCGTCTTCCCTCAAGAGGTCGGTGCACATATCGATACGACCTATATAGGCTTACGTGACGCAAACTATACATGTGCGGTTTGGTCAGAGACGCCACTCAGTGTGAACGCAAAACCTTATGCCGATGCGATGTTGACCGAAGCAAATCATGATGACGAATTAGAAGAAACAGGCGTGAGCTATTTGCATATTGATGCAGCACAAAGCGGTATCGGCACGAATAGTTGTGGACCGGAATTACCCGAGCAGTACGGTTTATTGCAAGAACATTATCACTTTGACTTTAAACTCAAATTTTACGAACAAACTTCAATAACAGAATAA
- a CDS encoding nucleoside hydrolase yields MKPVYFNHDGGVDDLISLFLLLHMEDVQLIGVSAIGADSYVEPAESASRKIINRFSKYPLDVAASEERGKNPFPKDWRMHAFFMDALPILNERVPVQSRLRDVHAYEDIIERVEKAEQPVTLLFTGPLTDLAKALEVAPHITQNIERLVWMGGTFLERGNVEEPEHDGTAEWNAFWDPEAVETVFNSDIVIDMVALESTNQVPLTLDVRQMWADERHYPGVDFLGVSYAAVPPLTHFQTNSTYFLWDVLTTAYIGKPELVKKEKVKASVYTKGPSQGRTYLDEVHGREIQVINHVERDAFFQYITDLAKKVSTDL; encoded by the coding sequence ATGAAACCAGTTTATTTCAACCATGATGGTGGTGTAGATGATTTAATTTCGTTATTTTTACTTTTACATATGGAAGATGTGCAACTTATCGGTGTGAGCGCTATTGGGGCAGACAGTTATGTAGAACCTGCAGAAAGTGCATCTCGAAAAATCATTAACCGTTTCTCAAAATATCCATTAGACGTGGCAGCTTCAGAAGAGCGAGGTAAAAATCCATTTCCGAAAGATTGGCGTATGCATGCCTTTTTCATGGATGCATTACCGATTTTAAATGAACGTGTGCCGGTACAATCTCGTTTGAGAGACGTTCATGCTTATGAAGATATCATTGAGCGTGTGGAAAAAGCTGAACAACCGGTCACTTTACTATTTACAGGACCATTGACAGACTTAGCGAAAGCGTTAGAAGTGGCACCACATATTACACAAAATATTGAACGTTTGGTATGGATGGGCGGTACATTTTTAGAACGTGGTAATGTCGAAGAACCTGAACACGATGGCACAGCGGAGTGGAATGCCTTTTGGGATCCTGAAGCTGTAGAAACGGTGTTCAACAGTGACATTGTGATTGATATGGTTGCCTTGGAAAGTACGAACCAAGTGCCATTAACTTTAGATGTCCGTCAAATGTGGGCAGATGAACGTCACTATCCAGGTGTGGACTTTTTAGGTGTAAGTTATGCGGCAGTGCCACCACTGACTCATTTCCAAACGAACTCTACTTATTTTTTATGGGATGTATTGACGACAGCTTATATCGGTAAACCTGAGCTCGTTAAAAAGGAAAAAGTGAAGGCGTCTGTTTATACGAAAGGACCGAGTCAAGGCCGCACGTATCTTGATGAAGTACATGGTCGCGAAATTCAAGTGATCAATCATGTCGAACGTGATGCCTTTTTCCAATATATTACGGATTTAGCGAAAAAAGTCAGCACGGATTTATAA
- the melB gene encoding melibiose:sodium transporter MelB, with amino-acid sequence MKQQLSKIQKLSFGFGAIGKDAIFNIVSLYLMYYITDIVGLSPAFVGVLFFIARIWDALNDPFMGMIVDNTHNRFGKFKTWLVIGTVINAIVTVLLFTHFDLPGIWMYVYIAVMYILWGMTYTMMDIPYWSWLPNLTHQAKEREALSVIPRFFASLAAFTVGTFGLYLIEQLGNGNAATGIFIFAVLCSVVFIVTIAVTVIVVPEERTMEMQEGIKVRFRDVKRIIFQNKELLAMMGVLLTFNLCVQTLNGTIIYYFKYVVAMPHFFSYFNAMILAEMAGLLLLPLWIGKVGRQTAFNSAIISIVGGLTMILIFGWLAPKVVIWVIIGAIALRIGTGFMIGMTTIAIADVIDCGEVKFGHRNESIITSTNTFLTKTSQAISALIVGLGLSILGFVPNETQTMATQQGLRMMVIVMPIVLVLISALLYHKAFHLKGDYLRDIERTLTIRRQREQSHD; translated from the coding sequence TTGAAACAACAATTATCAAAAATACAAAAACTATCATTTGGCTTTGGTGCAATAGGCAAAGACGCCATCTTCAATATCGTCAGCCTTTACCTCATGTACTACATCACTGATATTGTCGGTCTTTCCCCAGCGTTTGTCGGTGTACTCTTTTTTATTGCGAGAATATGGGATGCGCTCAATGACCCGTTTATGGGGATGATTGTCGATAATACGCACAATCGTTTTGGCAAGTTTAAGACGTGGCTTGTCATCGGTACAGTTATCAATGCGATAGTGACCGTACTGCTATTCACCCATTTTGATTTGCCCGGCATATGGATGTATGTCTACATTGCTGTGATGTACATTTTATGGGGCATGACCTATACGATGATGGACATTCCGTACTGGTCTTGGTTGCCGAATTTGACACATCAAGCGAAAGAACGTGAGGCACTATCGGTTATTCCACGTTTCTTTGCGAGTCTCGCGGCGTTTACAGTTGGAACGTTCGGCTTATATTTGATTGAACAGTTAGGAAATGGCAATGCAGCGACAGGGATTTTTATATTTGCAGTGCTTTGTAGTGTGGTCTTTATCGTGACGATTGCAGTGACGGTGATTGTTGTACCGGAAGAACGCACAATGGAGATGCAAGAGGGAATTAAAGTCCGTTTTCGAGATGTGAAGCGGATTATATTTCAAAATAAAGAGTTACTCGCAATGATGGGCGTCCTTTTAACATTCAACCTGTGTGTTCAAACACTTAACGGGACGATCATCTACTATTTTAAATATGTGGTTGCGATGCCGCACTTTTTTTCATATTTCAATGCGATGATTTTAGCGGAAATGGCGGGTTTATTATTGCTGCCATTATGGATTGGTAAAGTTGGGCGTCAAACTGCTTTTAATAGTGCGATTATAAGTATCGTTGGAGGTCTCACAATGATTTTGATCTTCGGTTGGCTCGCTCCAAAAGTTGTCATTTGGGTTATCATCGGTGCGATTGCTTTAAGAATTGGGACAGGTTTTATGATTGGGATGACGACGATTGCGATTGCAGATGTGATTGACTGTGGTGAAGTGAAGTTTGGTCATCGTAATGAAAGTATTATTACGTCAACGAATACATTTTTGACGAAAACTTCCCAGGCGATTTCTGCATTAATCGTCGGTTTAGGGTTATCAATCTTAGGTTTTGTACCGAACGAAACACAAACGATGGCGACGCAACAGGGCTTACGTATGATGGTGATCGTGATGCCTATCGTACTCGTGCTCATCAGTGCATTGTTATACCATAAAGCATTCCATCTTAAAGGCGACTACTTGCGAGATATCGAACGGACATTAACGATTAGGCGTCAAAGAGAACAGTCACATGATTAG